From one Kwoniella shandongensis chromosome 4, complete sequence genomic stretch:
- a CDS encoding 60S ribosomal protein L37-B has product MGTPSFGKRHSKSHTLCRRCGNRSFHKQKHTCAQCGYPAAKLRSFNWGLKAKRRKTTGTGRMSHLKDVNRRFKNGFREGSSAAKKATKPAASA; this is encoded by the exons ATG GGTACACCCTCTTT CGGTAAACGACACTCCAAGTCCCACACCCTTTGCAGGCGATGTGGTAACAGGTCTTTCCACAAGCAAAAGCACA CCTGTGCTCAGTGTGGTTACCCCGCTGCCAAGTTGAGGAGCTTCAACTGGGGTCTCAAGGccaagaggagaaagactAC CGGTACCGGCCGAATGTCCCACCTCAAGGACGTCAACCGACGATTCAAGAACGGCTTCAGGGAGGGCTCTTCCGCCGCCAAGAAGGCCACCAAGCCCGCCGCTTCTGCTTAA
- a CDS encoding 40S ribosomal protein eS19 gives MPGVRDISAESFIKAYSSHLKRSGKLEIPTWVDIVKTGPQKELAPYDPDWFYVRAAAVARHIYLRKHVGVGALAKLHGSKNRRGTRPTHHRDSATGVQRTVVQSLEKIGVLEAAADGGRKISQDGMRDLDRIATAVLEAERAEEEEEEEEDEEEEEEEEADDEE, from the exons ATGCCTGGTGTTCGTGatatcag CGCCGAGTCCTTCATCAAGGCTTACTCTTCCCATCTCAAGCGATCCGGTAAACTCGAGATCCCCACATGGGTCGACATCGTTAAGACCGGTCCCCAAAAGGAGTTGGCACCTTATGACCCCGATTGGTTCTACGTGAgggctg CCGCCGTCGCTCGACACATCTACCTCCGAAAGCACGTTGGTGTCGGTGCTCTTGCCAAGCTCCACGGTTCCAAGAACCGACGAGGTACCcgacccactcaccaccgTGACTCCGCCACCGGTGTCCAAAGGACCGTCGTCCAGTCTCTCGAGAAGATCGGTGTGCTCGAGGCTGCCGCTGACGGTGGACGAAAGATCAGCCAGGATGGAAT GCGAGACCTTGACCGAATCGCTACTGCCGTTCTCGAGGCCGAGCgagccgaggaggaggaagaggaggaggaggacgaagaggaggaggaggaggaggaggctgaCGACGAGGAGTAA
- a CDS encoding multiple RNA-binding domain-containing protein 1: protein MQRPKSEGGRIKDNLMLTPNYRGKSQKLKIRSRWPLVSKISVDKKLSRLIFLNLPANITPETFKSTLSSPASLSSTTITDTKLVPKRRFAFVGYKDADEAKKVKEWFDGTFGFGGGKVKVDFVRDDPLAPAPNKKGNSKEIKVQSASTGTSDATADAQQPAAGPSKRLQEFMDVMKGADATSTTATTTTASTSAATAVPGDAGWVADGLKKDKPEKSKKGKERSAEPETVVEEVDDDAAWLKRRQTALEAEGEAGSSTGPQLSADEQLILSTGRLFVRNLAFIVTSADLSSHFSRFGRVDEVHLPVSQQSGEPLGTAFLQFHDPAEALQAYKTLDKTTFQGRLLHVLPGRAKPGQDGAGVQGIVDGKVLGKADEGRGEVKKGVDAKRKEESARGVNWASLYMNSDAVAASVASKMGVSKSELLNGDDGNAAVKLALAETAVIEETKKYFEEAGIVLDALQPRVPRSQTTILAKNIPYGTTIQSLTDLFAPHGTLARVLLPPAGTLGVVEFENSMDAGRAFKALAYRRLGNAVLYLEKGPVGMFKPSSTAGAAPISTQAKAIEEGRLLAEKVSALPENPDPSDEAGSTLFLKNLNFSTTTTQLGVLLSSLPGFSFARVQTKPDPKREGERLSMGYGFVGFKTKDAAEKALKGLEGFEVDGKKLEVKFAQRGVEEDRKEDRKKSGGEMEGKTKSTKVLVKNLPFEVTKKEIRELFSAYGQLKSLRLPRKSTLNATGSQSTRGFAFLEFTTHTEALRAMEALKHTHLLGRHLVLEWAKENDEVDVSSLREKVGREVRGLKEGEDGRGGKRRKLDLTGGGDKQDDLDGLEV, encoded by the exons ATGCAACGACCTAAATCAGAA GGGGGTAGAATAAAGGATAATCTCATGCTCACTCCGAACTACCGTGGGAAATCACAAAAGTTGAAGATTAGAAGCCGGTGGCCACTCGTCTCGAAGATTTCTGTTGACAAGAAGTT GTCCCGACTCATTTTCCTCAACTTGCCCGCGAATATCACCCCCGAGACATTCAAAtccaccctctcctctcccgcTTCTCTATCCAGCACAACTATCACAGATACCAAACTCGTACCGAAGCGAAGGTTCGCTTTTGTGGGGTATAAAGATGCAgatgaggcgaagaaggtgaaagagtggtTTGATGGGACGTTCGGGTTTGGTGGAGGCAAGGTGAAAGTGGATTTCgtgagagatgat CCGCTTGCTCCCGCTCCAAACAAGAAGGGCAACTCGAAAGAGATCAAGGTCCAATCTGCTTCCACTGGTACTTCCGATGCTACTGCCGACGCCCAACAACCCGCTGCAGGCCCTTCCAAACGATTGCAAGAATTCATGGATGTCATGAAAGGTGCCGACGCGACCTCAACCACTGCCACAACTACCACTGCATCCACTTCCGCGGCTACTGCCGTCCCAGGTGATGCGGGGTGGGTTGCCGACGGATTGAAAAAGGATAAGccggagaagagcaagaaggggaaggagaggtcGGCAGAACCAGAGACAGtagttgaggaggttgatgacgatgctgCTTGGTTGAAGAGACGTCAAACTGCCCTCGAAGCGGAGGGCGAGGCGGGCAGTTCAACG GGTCCTCAGTTGAGCGCAGACGAGcaactcatcctctcgaCAGGTCGTCTGTTCGTCCGAAATCTAGCATTCATAGTGACCTCCGCcgatctttcttcccattTCTCTCGCTTCGGCCGAGTTGACGAAGTCCATCTACCTGTCTCTCAACAATCAGGCGAACCACTCGGTACAGCCTTCTTGCAATTCCACGATCCCGCCGAAGCTCTACAAGCTTACAAAACATTGGACAAGACGACTTTCCAAGGAAGATTGTTACATGTCTTGCCGGGACGAGCGAAGCCGGGTCAAGATGGTGCTGGCGTGCAGGGGATCGTGGATGGGAAAGTGTTGGGGAAAGCAGATGAAGGTAGGggtgaagtgaagaagggtgtggatgcgaagaggaaggaagaaagtgCCCGAGGAGTCAATTGGGCATCACTGTATATGAAC AGCGATGCCGTGGCTGCGTCTGTTGCGTCAAAGATGGGTGTGTCAAAGTCAGAGCTGTTGAACGGTGACGACGGTAACGCTGCTGTCAAGCTTGCCCTCGCTGAAACGGCTGTTATCGAGGAGACCAAGAAGTACTTCGAGGAAGCGGGTATTGTTCTTGACGCTCTGCAACCGAGAGTACCTCGATCTCAGACAACCATCCTCGCCAAGAACATCCCCTATGGAACGACGATCCAGTCATTGACGGATCTCTTCGCGCCCCACGGTACGCTGGCCCGGGTGCTGCTTCCTCCTGCGGGGACACTCGGTGTGGTGGAGTTCGAGAACTCGATGGATGCAGGAAGAGCATTCAAAGCCCTCGCCTACAGGAGATTAGGAAATGCGGTTCTGTATCTGGAGAAAGGACCTGTGGGGATGTTcaaaccttcttcaacagctgGTGCAGCACCGATCTCGACACAGGCGAaagcgattgaagaaggtcgatTACTCGCTGAGAAGGTATCAGCTCTACCTGAGAACCCCGATCCATCCGATGAAGCAGGTTCAACGCTGTTCTTAAAGAACCTCAACttctcaacgacgacgactcaGTTGGGTGTCCTACTTTCCTCATTGCCTGGATTCTCATTCGCACGAGTACAAACGAAACCTGATCCTAAACgtgaaggagagagactATCGATGGGATACGGATTCGTAGGCTTCAAGACGAAAGATGCCGCCGAAAAGGCTTTGAAGGGATTAGAAGGATTTGAagtggatgggaagaagttggaagtgAAATTCGCACAAAgaggtgtggaagaagacaggAAGGAAGATAGGAAGAAGTCGGGTGGGGAAATGGAGGGGAAGACTAAGAGCACAAAGGTGTTGGTCAAGAACTTGCCGTTCGAAGTgaccaagaaggagatcaggGAgttgttcag TGCCTATGGTCAACTCAAATCACTGCGATTACCACGTAAATCCACACTCAACGCTACTGGCTCACAATCCACACGAGGATTCGCCTTTTTGGAATTCACCACTCATACCGAAGCTCTCCGAGCGATGGAAGCTCTCAAACATACTCATTTGTTAGGTCGACATCTGGTTTTGGAATGGGCaaaggagaatgatgaggtggacgTGAGCAGTTTGAGAGAGAAAGTAGGCCGGGAAGTGAGGGGTTtgaaagagggtgaagatggtagaggtgggaagagaagaaagttggATTTGACGGGTGGTGGGGACAAACaggatgatctcgatggtTTGGAGGTGTGA
- a CDS encoding cofilin codes for MSSGVQPSQECLEKFQELKTGKKLSYVIYGLSDDKRSIIVLKTSEDKDFDKFIAELPEKECRWAVYDFEFELPGGEGTRNKLTFVMWSPDDANVRNKMVFASSKDALRRRLEGIHIEIQATEYSEITKEAILDKALRR; via the exons ATG TCGTCCGGTGTTCAACCT TCGCAAGAATGTCTCGAGAAATTCCAAGAGCTCAAAACTGGTAAAAAGCTCTCCTACGTGATCTACGGTCTATCAGACGACAAACGATCGATTATCGTCCTCAAAACTTCAGAGGATAAAGATTTCGACAAGTTCATCGCGGAATTGCCAGAGAAGGAATGTAGATGGGCAGTGTACGATTTCGAATTTGAATTGCCAGGTGGGGAAGGTACGAGGAATAAGTTGACTTTTGTCatgtg GTCCCCCGACGACGCCAACGTCCGAAACAAGATggtcttcgcttcttccaagGACGCTCTCCGACGACGactcgagg GCATCCACATTGAGATCCAGGCTACCGAGTACTCGGAGATCACCAAGGAAGCTA TCTTGGACAAGGCTCTCCGAAGGTAG